From Megalobrama amblycephala isolate DHTTF-2021 linkage group LG24, ASM1881202v1, whole genome shotgun sequence, the proteins below share one genomic window:
- the myt1b gene encoding myelin transcription factor 1 isoform X7 has translation MSLDTDDKRTRTRSKAGRVPSEIVGQELSCPTPGCNGSGHISGKYARHRSALSCPLARKRRLQEAESEQPASKRKSHPLKLAMDEGFNAESEGSGEETELREEEEEDEERAQQAGDQECEEEEQAKQNTESISTEEEGGDEEECIIIEASSTDKPKLSSSEDLSNYQHIVANSLTHLNNAPQLQQPGTVETQDKSPFREPEEEEEEEKEEYETRNEVGVLVARENGVMGNTGEMEDKEEDMRTETQKESDHQYFTEEMQTQQAEEEEDDYDDDDDDDDDDEGLRSEMQKGETYREEYNEVKSEDEGEREAPSVITATQGSHVREDYVSHKLTLPESYSSSKANTASPVVIEVQSEESERDADVDGNDDDDDDDDDDGDNDSLSQRSTVADESEMFDIMRGNLGLLEQAIALKAQQVKAHRELSRIPEHHRFFPLDDRPGKHMDHIRKSCFGKESSRSEKREIKCPTPGCDGTGHVTGLYPHHRSLSGCPHKDRIPPEILAMHENVLKCPTPGCTGQGHVNSNRNTHRSLSGCPIAAAEKLSKSHDKQHLPQPMGEHIKGSPNSDRVLRPMCFVKQLEIPPHGSYRPSLVPATPRANLAKELEKYSKVSFDYASFDVQVFGKRMLAPKMHTSETSPKAFKSKPPFPRASPPSPSLHGGYGKSSSSGYDYSHDAEAAHMAATAILNLSTRCWERPENLSIRHQDKSMEIEVDENGTLDLSMKKPIKREVGMPCASPEVRSPDLSSSSSSSSTSLHHGNSSISPHSLHTYKQEEWEGPLDYTKPNRQREEELEEMDHSAQSFASSDPEDCDMMQDALEDRKYPGEVTTPSFKVRFQPKDAKKELLLCPTPGCDGSGHITGNYASHRSLSGCPLADKSLRSLMAAHTAELKCPTPGCDGSGHITGNYASHRSLSGCPRAKKGGIKTTPIKDDKEDSELLKCPVPGCDSLGHISGKYATHRSAYGCPLAARRQKEGLLNGSPFSWKAFKTEGPTCPTPGCDGSGHANGSFLTHRSLSGCPRASLNKKKAKFPGEEYLSTKFRASDVLDNDEDIKQLNKEINELNESNHEMEADMVNLQTQITSMEKNLKNIEQENKVIEEQNEALFMELSGLSQALIRSLANIRLPHMQEPITEQNFESYVSTLTDMYTNKDCYQNPENKALLETINKAVKGIKV, from the exons TTCCCTCAGAGATTGTTGGACAGGAGCTGAG CTGCCCTACTCCAGGATGCAATGGCTCAGGCCATATCAGTGGCAAATATGCCCGACACAGAAG CGCTTTGAGTTGCCCGTTGGCCAGAAAAAGGCGCCTACAGGAAGCAGAGTCAGAGCAACCCGCCTCCAAGAGGAAGTCCCACCCGCTGAAGCTGGCAATGGACGAAGGCTTCAACGCAGAGAGTGAGGGGAGCGGAGAAGAGACGGAGTtgagggaggaagaggaggaggatgaagaACGGGCACAGCAGGCTGGCGATCAAGAGTGTGAAGAAGAGGAGCAAGCCAAACAGAACACAGAGAGCATTAGTACAGAAGAAGAGGGTGGTGATGAAG AGGAGTGTATCATCATCGAGGCGTCCAGCACAGACAAGCCCAAGCTCTCATCCTCTGAGGACCTCTCCAACTATCAGCACATAGTGGCCAACTCACTGACCCACCTCAACAATGCTCCACAACTACAGCAGCCCGGCACAGTGGAAACACAAGATAAAAGCCCTTTTAGAGaaccagaagaagaagaagaagaagagaaagaagaaTATGAAACGAGGAACGAAGTAGGAGTTCTGGTGGCTAGGGAGAATGGAGTGATGGGAAATACAGGTGAGATGGAAGATAAAGAAGAGGACATGCGCACTGAGACCCAGAAGGAGTCAGACCACCAGTATTTTACTGAGGAGATGCAGACACAACAggctgaagaagaagaagacgattatgatgatgatgatgatgatgatgatgatgatgaggggCTGAGGTCTGAGATGCAAAAAGGAGAGACGTACAGAGAGGAGTACAATGAAGTTAAGTCTGAAGATGAAGGGGAGAGAGAAGCCCCTTCGGTTATAACCGCCACTCAGGGATCCCACGTAAGGGAAGACTATGTTTCCCACAAACTCACTTTGCCAGAAAGCTACAGCTCCAGTAAGGCCAACACAGCATCTCCTGTGGTTATCGAAGTGCAGTCCGAGGAGTCGGAGAGGGATGCCGACGTGGACggaaatgatgatgatgatgacgacgaCGACGATGATGGGGACAACGACAGCTTGTCTCAACGATCAACAGTGGCGGACGAGTCCGAGATGTTCGACATAATGCGGGGGAACCTGGGGTTGCTGGAGCAGGCCATTGCTTTGAAAGCCCAACAGGTCAAAGCTCATCGCGAGCTCAGCCGCATTCCCGAACACCACCGTTTCTTTCCTCTCGACGACCGGCCCGGCAAACACATGGACCATATTCGCAAGAGCTGCTTTGGAAAAG AGAGCTCTAGATCAGAGAAGCGAGAGATCAAATGCCCAACCCCCGGGTGTGATGGAACGGGTCACGTGACCGGACTCTATCCCCACCACCGCAGTCTGTCAGGCTGCCCACACAAAGATCGGATCCCTCCGGAGA ttttggcCATGCATGAGAATGTCTTGAAGTGCCCAACACCAGGATGCACTGGTCAGGGTCATGTCAACAGCAACCGCAACACACACCGCAG TTTGTCCGGATGTCCCATCGCTGCTGCCGAAAAGCTCTCGAAGAGTCATGACAAGCAACACCTGCCCCAGCCCATGGGCGAGCACATCAAGGGCAGCCCGAACTCTGACCGTGTACTCAG GCCCATGTGTTTTGTGAAGCAGTTGGAGATTCCTCCACACGGCAGCTACAGGCCCAGCCTCGTCCCCGCCACGCCACGCGCTAATCTGGCCAAGGAGCTGGAGAAGTACTCCAAGGTGTCCTTCGATTATGCAAGCTTCGACGTGCAGGTGTTTGGCAAGCGCATGCTCGCCCCAAAGATGCACACCAGCGAAACTTCACCCAAAGCCTTCAAAT CCAAACCTCCATTCCCCAGGGCCTCCCCCCCAAGTCCCAGCTTGCACGGTGGTTATGGAAAAAGCTCCTCCAGTGGCTATGATTATTCCCATGATGCCGAAGCTGCCCACATGGCTGCCACTGCGATCCTCAACCTGTCCACACGCTGCTGGGAGAGACCAGAGAACCTCAGCATCAGACACCAAGATAAG AGTATGGAAATTGAGGTGGATGAGAATGGCACCTTGGACCTGAGCATGAAGAAGCCCATAAAGAGAGAAGTGGGCATGCCTTGCGCCAGCCCTGAAGTGCGTTCCCCAGATCtgtcttcatcatcttcatcatcatccaCATCtcttcaccatggcaacagcagcATCTCGCCCCACTCTTTACACACCTACAAACAAGAGGAGTGGGAGGGGCCTCTGGACTACACCAAACCCAATCGGCAGAGAGAGGAGGAGCTAGAAGAG ATGGACCACAGCGCTCAGTCATTTGCTTCTTCTGACCCTGAGGATTGCGACATGATGCAGGACGCCCTGGAGGACAGGAAGTACCCCGGAGAGGTCACAACGCCCAGCTTTAAGGTCAGGTTCCAGCCCAAGGACGCCAAGAAAGAGCTCCTGCT GTGCCCCACTCCGGGCTGTGACGGCAGCGGACACATCACCGGAAACTATGCATCCCATCGCAG CCTGTCTGGGTGTCCTCTCGCTGATAAGAGTCTTCGGTCCCTCATGGCAGCACACACAGCTGAACTCAA ATGTCCAACTCCAGGATGTGATGGTTCAGGTCATATCACTGGCAACTACGCGTCTCACAGAAG TTTGTCTGGGTGTCCACGGGCCAAGAAaggtggaataaaaacaactcCCATCAAGGACGACAAGGAGGACTCCGAGCTCTTAAA ATGCCCAGTGCCAGGCTGCGACAGCCTGGGTCACATCAGCGGGAAGTACGCCACTCACCGCAGTGCGTACGGATGCCCGTTGGCGGCCAGGCGGCAGAAGGAGGGGTTGTTGAACGGGTCTCCATTCTCCTGGAAGGCGTTTAAGACAGAAGGCCCCACCTGTCCCACACCGGGATGTGACGGATCGGGACACGCCAACGGCAGCTTCCTCACCCACCGCAG TCTCTCAGGCTGCCCCAGAGCCTCCCTCAACAAGAAGAAAGCCAAGTTCCCTGGAGAAGAGTATCTCAGCACTAAGTTCAGAGCCAGTGACG TCTTAGACAATGACGAAGACATCAAGCAACTCAATAAAGAAATCAATGAGCTCAATGAATCCAACCATGAGATGGAGGCAGATATGGTCAACCTTCAAACGCAG ATCACATCTATGGAGAAGAACCTGAAGAACATCGAGCAGGAGAACAAGGTGATTGAAGAACAGAATGAAGCGCTGTTTATGGAGCTGTCTGGACTCAGTCAAGCTCTTATACGGAGTCTGGCCAACATCCGCCTGCCTCACATG CAGGAGCCAATCACAGAGCAGAATTTCGAGAGCTACGTGAGCACCCTAACTGACATGTACACCAATAAGGACTGCTACCAGAACCCAGAGAACAAGGCCCTTCTGGAGACCATCAACAAGGCGGTGAAAGGCATCAAGGTCTGA
- the myt1b gene encoding myelin transcription factor 1 isoform X9, with amino-acid sequence MSLDTDDKRTRTRSKAGRVPSEIVGQELSALSCPLARKRRLQEAESEQPASKRKSHPLKLAMDEGFNAESEGSGEETELREEEEEDEERAQQAGDQECEEEEQAKQNTESISTEEEGGDEEECIIIEASSTDKPKLSSSEDLSNYQHIVANSLTHLNNAPQLQQPGTVETQDKSPFREPEEEEEEEKEEYETRNEVGVLVARENGVMGNTGEMEDKEEDMRTETQKESDHQYFTEEMQTQQAEEEEDDYDDDDDDDDDDEGLRSEMQKGETYREEYNEVKSEDEGEREAPSVITATQGSHVREDYVSHKLTLPESYSSSKANTASPVVIEVQSEESERDADVDGNDDDDDDDDDDGDNDSLSQRSTVADESEMFDIMRGNLGLLEQAIALKAQQVKAHRELSRIPEHHRFFPLDDRPGKHMDHIRKSCFGKESSRSEKREIKCPTPGCDGTGHVTGLYPHHRSLSGCPHKDRIPPEILAMHENVLKCPTPGCTGQGHVNSNRNTHRSLSGCPIAAAEKLSKSHDKQHLPQPMGEHIKGSPNSDRVLRPMCFVKQLEIPPHGSYRPSLVPATPRANLAKELEKYSKVSFDYASFDVQVFGKRMLAPKMHTSETSPKAFKSKPPFPRASPPSPSLHGGYGKSSSSGYDYSHDAEAAHMAATAILNLSTRCWERPENLSIRHQDKSMEIEVDENGTLDLSMKKPIKREVGMPCASPEVRSPDLSSSSSSSSTSLHHGNSSISPHSLHTYKQEEWEGPLDYTKPNRQREEELEEMDHSAQSFASSDPEDCDMMQDALEDRKYPGEVTTPSFKVRFQPKDAKKELLLCPTPGCDGSGHITGNYASHRSLSGCPLADKSLRSLMAAHTAELKCPTPGCDGSGHITGNYASHRSLSGCPRAKKGGIKTTPIKDDKEDSELLKCPVPGCDSLGHISGKYATHRSAYGCPLAARRQKEGLLNGSPFSWKAFKTEGPTCPTPGCDGSGHANGSFLTHRSLSGCPRASLNKKKAKFPGEEYLSTKFRASDVLDNDEDIKQLNKEINELNESNHEMEADMVNLQTQITSMEKNLKNIEQENKVIEEQNEALFMELSGLSQALIRSLANIRLPHMQEPITEQNFESYVSTLTDMYTNKDCYQNPENKALLETINKAVKGIKV; translated from the exons TTCCCTCAGAGATTGTTGGACAGGAGCTGAG CGCTTTGAGTTGCCCGTTGGCCAGAAAAAGGCGCCTACAGGAAGCAGAGTCAGAGCAACCCGCCTCCAAGAGGAAGTCCCACCCGCTGAAGCTGGCAATGGACGAAGGCTTCAACGCAGAGAGTGAGGGGAGCGGAGAAGAGACGGAGTtgagggaggaagaggaggaggatgaagaACGGGCACAGCAGGCTGGCGATCAAGAGTGTGAAGAAGAGGAGCAAGCCAAACAGAACACAGAGAGCATTAGTACAGAAGAAGAGGGTGGTGATGAAG AGGAGTGTATCATCATCGAGGCGTCCAGCACAGACAAGCCCAAGCTCTCATCCTCTGAGGACCTCTCCAACTATCAGCACATAGTGGCCAACTCACTGACCCACCTCAACAATGCTCCACAACTACAGCAGCCCGGCACAGTGGAAACACAAGATAAAAGCCCTTTTAGAGaaccagaagaagaagaagaagaagagaaagaagaaTATGAAACGAGGAACGAAGTAGGAGTTCTGGTGGCTAGGGAGAATGGAGTGATGGGAAATACAGGTGAGATGGAAGATAAAGAAGAGGACATGCGCACTGAGACCCAGAAGGAGTCAGACCACCAGTATTTTACTGAGGAGATGCAGACACAACAggctgaagaagaagaagacgattatgatgatgatgatgatgatgatgatgatgatgaggggCTGAGGTCTGAGATGCAAAAAGGAGAGACGTACAGAGAGGAGTACAATGAAGTTAAGTCTGAAGATGAAGGGGAGAGAGAAGCCCCTTCGGTTATAACCGCCACTCAGGGATCCCACGTAAGGGAAGACTATGTTTCCCACAAACTCACTTTGCCAGAAAGCTACAGCTCCAGTAAGGCCAACACAGCATCTCCTGTGGTTATCGAAGTGCAGTCCGAGGAGTCGGAGAGGGATGCCGACGTGGACggaaatgatgatgatgatgacgacgaCGACGATGATGGGGACAACGACAGCTTGTCTCAACGATCAACAGTGGCGGACGAGTCCGAGATGTTCGACATAATGCGGGGGAACCTGGGGTTGCTGGAGCAGGCCATTGCTTTGAAAGCCCAACAGGTCAAAGCTCATCGCGAGCTCAGCCGCATTCCCGAACACCACCGTTTCTTTCCTCTCGACGACCGGCCCGGCAAACACATGGACCATATTCGCAAGAGCTGCTTTGGAAAAG AGAGCTCTAGATCAGAGAAGCGAGAGATCAAATGCCCAACCCCCGGGTGTGATGGAACGGGTCACGTGACCGGACTCTATCCCCACCACCGCAGTCTGTCAGGCTGCCCACACAAAGATCGGATCCCTCCGGAGA ttttggcCATGCATGAGAATGTCTTGAAGTGCCCAACACCAGGATGCACTGGTCAGGGTCATGTCAACAGCAACCGCAACACACACCGCAG TTTGTCCGGATGTCCCATCGCTGCTGCCGAAAAGCTCTCGAAGAGTCATGACAAGCAACACCTGCCCCAGCCCATGGGCGAGCACATCAAGGGCAGCCCGAACTCTGACCGTGTACTCAG GCCCATGTGTTTTGTGAAGCAGTTGGAGATTCCTCCACACGGCAGCTACAGGCCCAGCCTCGTCCCCGCCACGCCACGCGCTAATCTGGCCAAGGAGCTGGAGAAGTACTCCAAGGTGTCCTTCGATTATGCAAGCTTCGACGTGCAGGTGTTTGGCAAGCGCATGCTCGCCCCAAAGATGCACACCAGCGAAACTTCACCCAAAGCCTTCAAAT CCAAACCTCCATTCCCCAGGGCCTCCCCCCCAAGTCCCAGCTTGCACGGTGGTTATGGAAAAAGCTCCTCCAGTGGCTATGATTATTCCCATGATGCCGAAGCTGCCCACATGGCTGCCACTGCGATCCTCAACCTGTCCACACGCTGCTGGGAGAGACCAGAGAACCTCAGCATCAGACACCAAGATAAG AGTATGGAAATTGAGGTGGATGAGAATGGCACCTTGGACCTGAGCATGAAGAAGCCCATAAAGAGAGAAGTGGGCATGCCTTGCGCCAGCCCTGAAGTGCGTTCCCCAGATCtgtcttcatcatcttcatcatcatccaCATCtcttcaccatggcaacagcagcATCTCGCCCCACTCTTTACACACCTACAAACAAGAGGAGTGGGAGGGGCCTCTGGACTACACCAAACCCAATCGGCAGAGAGAGGAGGAGCTAGAAGAG ATGGACCACAGCGCTCAGTCATTTGCTTCTTCTGACCCTGAGGATTGCGACATGATGCAGGACGCCCTGGAGGACAGGAAGTACCCCGGAGAGGTCACAACGCCCAGCTTTAAGGTCAGGTTCCAGCCCAAGGACGCCAAGAAAGAGCTCCTGCT GTGCCCCACTCCGGGCTGTGACGGCAGCGGACACATCACCGGAAACTATGCATCCCATCGCAG CCTGTCTGGGTGTCCTCTCGCTGATAAGAGTCTTCGGTCCCTCATGGCAGCACACACAGCTGAACTCAA ATGTCCAACTCCAGGATGTGATGGTTCAGGTCATATCACTGGCAACTACGCGTCTCACAGAAG TTTGTCTGGGTGTCCACGGGCCAAGAAaggtggaataaaaacaactcCCATCAAGGACGACAAGGAGGACTCCGAGCTCTTAAA ATGCCCAGTGCCAGGCTGCGACAGCCTGGGTCACATCAGCGGGAAGTACGCCACTCACCGCAGTGCGTACGGATGCCCGTTGGCGGCCAGGCGGCAGAAGGAGGGGTTGTTGAACGGGTCTCCATTCTCCTGGAAGGCGTTTAAGACAGAAGGCCCCACCTGTCCCACACCGGGATGTGACGGATCGGGACACGCCAACGGCAGCTTCCTCACCCACCGCAG TCTCTCAGGCTGCCCCAGAGCCTCCCTCAACAAGAAGAAAGCCAAGTTCCCTGGAGAAGAGTATCTCAGCACTAAGTTCAGAGCCAGTGACG TCTTAGACAATGACGAAGACATCAAGCAACTCAATAAAGAAATCAATGAGCTCAATGAATCCAACCATGAGATGGAGGCAGATATGGTCAACCTTCAAACGCAG ATCACATCTATGGAGAAGAACCTGAAGAACATCGAGCAGGAGAACAAGGTGATTGAAGAACAGAATGAAGCGCTGTTTATGGAGCTGTCTGGACTCAGTCAAGCTCTTATACGGAGTCTGGCCAACATCCGCCTGCCTCACATG CAGGAGCCAATCACAGAGCAGAATTTCGAGAGCTACGTGAGCACCCTAACTGACATGTACACCAATAAGGACTGCTACCAGAACCCAGAGAACAAGGCCCTTCTGGAGACCATCAACAAGGCGGTGAAAGGCATCAAGGTCTGA
- the myt1b gene encoding myelin transcription factor 1 isoform X10, translated as MEDTEISEKENEYRGKLLNQRWTRGDKISRCRPSLRLQSRPIKMSLDTDDKRTRTRSKAGRVPSEIVGQELSALSCPLARKRRLQEAESEQPASKRKSHPLKLAMDEGFNAESEGSGEETELREEEEEDEERAQQAGDQECEEEEQAKQNTESISTEEEGGDEEECIIIEASSTDKPKLSSSEDLSNYQHIVANSLTHLNNAPQLQQPGTVETQDKSPFREPEEEEEEEKEEYETRNEVGVLVARENGVMGNTGEMEDKEEDMRTETQKESDHQYFTEEMQTQQAEEEEDDYDDDDDDDDDDEGLRSEMQKGETYREEYNEVKSEDEGEREAPSVITATQGSHVREDYVSHKLTLPESYSSSKANTASPVVIEVQSEESERDADVDGNDDDDDDDDDDGDNDSLSQRSTVADESEMFDIMRGNLGLLEQAIALKAQQVKAHRELSRIPEHHRFFPLDDRPGKHMDHIRKSCFGKESSRSEKREIKCPTPGCDGTGHVTGLYPHHRSLSGCPHKDRIPPEILAMHENVLKCPTPGCTGQGHVNSNRNTHRSLSGCPIAAAEKLSKSHDKQHLPQPMGEHIKGSPNSDRVLRPMCFVKQLEIPPHGSYRPSLVPATPRANLAKELEKYSKVSFDYASFDVQVFGKRMLAPKMHTSETSPKAFKSKPPFPRASPPSPSLHGGYGKSSSSGYDYSHDAEAAHMAATAILNLSTRCWERPENLSIRHQDKSMEIEVDENGTLDLSMKKPIKREVGMPCASPEVRSPDLSSSSSSSSTSLHHGNSSISPHSLHTYKQEEWEGPLDYTKPNRQREEELEEMDHSAQSFASSDPEDCDMMQDALEDRKYPGEVTTPSFKVRFQPKDAKKELLLCPTPGCDGSGHITGNYASHRSLSGCPLADKSLRSLMAAHTAELKCPTPGCDGSGHITGNYASHRSLSGCPRAKKGGIKTTPIKDDKEDSELLKCPVPGCDSLGHISGKYATHRSAYGCPLAARRQKEGLLNGSPFSWKAFKTEGPTCPTPGCDGSGHANGSFLTHRSLSGCPRASLNKKKAKFPGEEYLSTKFRASDVLDNDEDIKQLNKEINELNESNHEMEADMVNLQTQITSMEKNLKNIEQENKVIEEQNEALFMELSGLSQALIRSLANIRLPHMEPITEQNFESYVSTLTDMYTNKDCYQNPENKALLETINKAVKGIKV; from the exons TTCCCTCAGAGATTGTTGGACAGGAGCTGAG CGCTTTGAGTTGCCCGTTGGCCAGAAAAAGGCGCCTACAGGAAGCAGAGTCAGAGCAACCCGCCTCCAAGAGGAAGTCCCACCCGCTGAAGCTGGCAATGGACGAAGGCTTCAACGCAGAGAGTGAGGGGAGCGGAGAAGAGACGGAGTtgagggaggaagaggaggaggatgaagaACGGGCACAGCAGGCTGGCGATCAAGAGTGTGAAGAAGAGGAGCAAGCCAAACAGAACACAGAGAGCATTAGTACAGAAGAAGAGGGTGGTGATGAAG AGGAGTGTATCATCATCGAGGCGTCCAGCACAGACAAGCCCAAGCTCTCATCCTCTGAGGACCTCTCCAACTATCAGCACATAGTGGCCAACTCACTGACCCACCTCAACAATGCTCCACAACTACAGCAGCCCGGCACAGTGGAAACACAAGATAAAAGCCCTTTTAGAGaaccagaagaagaagaagaagaagagaaagaagaaTATGAAACGAGGAACGAAGTAGGAGTTCTGGTGGCTAGGGAGAATGGAGTGATGGGAAATACAGGTGAGATGGAAGATAAAGAAGAGGACATGCGCACTGAGACCCAGAAGGAGTCAGACCACCAGTATTTTACTGAGGAGATGCAGACACAACAggctgaagaagaagaagacgattatgatgatgatgatgatgatgatgatgatgatgaggggCTGAGGTCTGAGATGCAAAAAGGAGAGACGTACAGAGAGGAGTACAATGAAGTTAAGTCTGAAGATGAAGGGGAGAGAGAAGCCCCTTCGGTTATAACCGCCACTCAGGGATCCCACGTAAGGGAAGACTATGTTTCCCACAAACTCACTTTGCCAGAAAGCTACAGCTCCAGTAAGGCCAACACAGCATCTCCTGTGGTTATCGAAGTGCAGTCCGAGGAGTCGGAGAGGGATGCCGACGTGGACggaaatgatgatgatgatgacgacgaCGACGATGATGGGGACAACGACAGCTTGTCTCAACGATCAACAGTGGCGGACGAGTCCGAGATGTTCGACATAATGCGGGGGAACCTGGGGTTGCTGGAGCAGGCCATTGCTTTGAAAGCCCAACAGGTCAAAGCTCATCGCGAGCTCAGCCGCATTCCCGAACACCACCGTTTCTTTCCTCTCGACGACCGGCCCGGCAAACACATGGACCATATTCGCAAGAGCTGCTTTGGAAAAG AGAGCTCTAGATCAGAGAAGCGAGAGATCAAATGCCCAACCCCCGGGTGTGATGGAACGGGTCACGTGACCGGACTCTATCCCCACCACCGCAGTCTGTCAGGCTGCCCACACAAAGATCGGATCCCTCCGGAGA ttttggcCATGCATGAGAATGTCTTGAAGTGCCCAACACCAGGATGCACTGGTCAGGGTCATGTCAACAGCAACCGCAACACACACCGCAG TTTGTCCGGATGTCCCATCGCTGCTGCCGAAAAGCTCTCGAAGAGTCATGACAAGCAACACCTGCCCCAGCCCATGGGCGAGCACATCAAGGGCAGCCCGAACTCTGACCGTGTACTCAG GCCCATGTGTTTTGTGAAGCAGTTGGAGATTCCTCCACACGGCAGCTACAGGCCCAGCCTCGTCCCCGCCACGCCACGCGCTAATCTGGCCAAGGAGCTGGAGAAGTACTCCAAGGTGTCCTTCGATTATGCAAGCTTCGACGTGCAGGTGTTTGGCAAGCGCATGCTCGCCCCAAAGATGCACACCAGCGAAACTTCACCCAAAGCCTTCAAAT CCAAACCTCCATTCCCCAGGGCCTCCCCCCCAAGTCCCAGCTTGCACGGTGGTTATGGAAAAAGCTCCTCCAGTGGCTATGATTATTCCCATGATGCCGAAGCTGCCCACATGGCTGCCACTGCGATCCTCAACCTGTCCACACGCTGCTGGGAGAGACCAGAGAACCTCAGCATCAGACACCAAGATAAG AGTATGGAAATTGAGGTGGATGAGAATGGCACCTTGGACCTGAGCATGAAGAAGCCCATAAAGAGAGAAGTGGGCATGCCTTGCGCCAGCCCTGAAGTGCGTTCCCCAGATCtgtcttcatcatcttcatcatcatccaCATCtcttcaccatggcaacagcagcATCTCGCCCCACTCTTTACACACCTACAAACAAGAGGAGTGGGAGGGGCCTCTGGACTACACCAAACCCAATCGGCAGAGAGAGGAGGAGCTAGAAGAG ATGGACCACAGCGCTCAGTCATTTGCTTCTTCTGACCCTGAGGATTGCGACATGATGCAGGACGCCCTGGAGGACAGGAAGTACCCCGGAGAGGTCACAACGCCCAGCTTTAAGGTCAGGTTCCAGCCCAAGGACGCCAAGAAAGAGCTCCTGCT GTGCCCCACTCCGGGCTGTGACGGCAGCGGACACATCACCGGAAACTATGCATCCCATCGCAG CCTGTCTGGGTGTCCTCTCGCTGATAAGAGTCTTCGGTCCCTCATGGCAGCACACACAGCTGAACTCAA ATGTCCAACTCCAGGATGTGATGGTTCAGGTCATATCACTGGCAACTACGCGTCTCACAGAAG TTTGTCTGGGTGTCCACGGGCCAAGAAaggtggaataaaaacaactcCCATCAAGGACGACAAGGAGGACTCCGAGCTCTTAAA ATGCCCAGTGCCAGGCTGCGACAGCCTGGGTCACATCAGCGGGAAGTACGCCACTCACCGCAGTGCGTACGGATGCCCGTTGGCGGCCAGGCGGCAGAAGGAGGGGTTGTTGAACGGGTCTCCATTCTCCTGGAAGGCGTTTAAGACAGAAGGCCCCACCTGTCCCACACCGGGATGTGACGGATCGGGACACGCCAACGGCAGCTTCCTCACCCACCGCAG TCTCTCAGGCTGCCCCAGAGCCTCCCTCAACAAGAAGAAAGCCAAGTTCCCTGGAGAAGAGTATCTCAGCACTAAGTTCAGAGCCAGTGACG TCTTAGACAATGACGAAGACATCAAGCAACTCAATAAAGAAATCAATGAGCTCAATGAATCCAACCATGAGATGGAGGCAGATATGGTCAACCTTCAAACGCAG ATCACATCTATGGAGAAGAACCTGAAGAACATCGAGCAGGAGAACAAGGTGATTGAAGAACAGAATGAAGCGCTGTTTATGGAGCTGTCTGGACTCAGTCAAGCTCTTATACGGAGTCTGGCCAACATCCGCCTGCCTCACATG GAGCCAATCACAGAGCAGAATTTCGAGAGCTACGTGAGCACCCTAACTGACATGTACACCAATAAGGACTGCTACCAGAACCCAGAGAACAAGGCCCTTCTGGAGACCATCAACAAGGCGGTGAAAGGCATCAAGGTCTGA